From a region of the Marmota flaviventris isolate mMarFla1 chromosome 13, mMarFla1.hap1, whole genome shotgun sequence genome:
- the LOC139701474 gene encoding LOW QUALITY PROTEIN: spermatogenesis-associated protein 31D1-like (The sequence of the model RefSeq protein was modified relative to this genomic sequence to represent the inferred CDS: inserted 1 base in 1 codon; substituted 2 bases at 2 genomic stop codons) — MDELQLDFLDVPILDFLCGVGFLLLSLSYLTTDLYFPISCKQRDINQTQLQPQSPLPILSPPENQFRICGVRDLGHKNEALSLVPSEIHDLEYNVTQKSQESLWGLPSVVHKSQEDFCPPAPNIVLVNPSSKAHVAISILPGNYPLSDDVQKKLDHHLRKRHIQHLWGLPRRVYASLSLMRPLEKIPETSESKSSHGLSRKSLDKSQSTKDINKGGSSQPRNLHELSSGMLPLKMGKQLENALNSHLSKKFQEISEGQIPGTVHRSWHSIKLALPVNEKSTRQTSHKPLAPTRTDSSVNTTQAISFLNACKKRMMEDHITLFHKRLIYGLPNRVQESLEIFNEKDSYHSFSHSKFPFSATCISGVDSKQSMSKTHGGRSNAFHGDKEKTKNAIQSLDRPLLATSVVVKKEQVILTQTVFEIKHEHVEDLRRIKDGKPSVLPQTQSIIGKAYQKPPVAANKCSPNLPMRQAGVGPQEIPKRLSSSYSVARPQGNWMPWGSSSMSKISEKSRETLKAQELYACQSQPPTVLTTRKPENSPVSDVYTPENSPKMSVVRDPGLSHLKNPLLGELRAKMKKGEPSQKQGHSNGIPLVSNSLTSKTFLKHDQGAACKNMAVSQVLYVHLDNTQTSMEHGQGPWVPKLDIHKDQDKNCPATAKTMTPPAPKTLKLGGGDAGLGTCQPRRRSHHPQDSTLEQTLGSKSCSAQSLKGPAPPESLRNQMKYIFXWLYPNIKGKRQEGSLEKGSSXSSPVQGRGLVQRRAAFIGNTDNPRIMRDSENVLEEKHGHQHXVNVTGPQEPHLSPKKSGKTQPKAGLQVQAESVQVTSSPELLLKKS; from the exons ACCCAGCTTCAGCCTCAATCCCCACTCCCAATTCTGTCACCTCCTGAAAACCAGTTTAGGATCTGTGGAGTGCGTGATCTTGGACACAAGAACGAGGCACTATCTCTGGTGCCATCTGAAATTCATGACCTAGAATACAATGTGACACAAAAATCACAGGAAAGTCTGTGGGGTTTACCCTCTGTGGTCCACAAATCCCAGGAGGACTTTTGTCCCCCAGCTCCCAACATTGTGTTGGTTAACCCATCCTCCAAAGCTCATGTTGCAATCTCCATCCTTCCTGGAAATTATCCCCTCTCAGATGATGTTCAGAAGAAACTAGACCACCACCTTCGAAAGAGGCATATCCAACACTTGTGGGGCCTGCCCCGCAGAGTCTATGCATCCCTGTCACTGATGCGTCCTCTGGAAAAAATTCCTGAGACCTCTGAGTCAAAGAGCAGTCATGGGCTCTCAAGAAAGTCTTTGGATAAGAGTCAGAGCACCAAAGATATAAATAAGGGGGGCTCAAGCCAACCCAGAAACCTCCATGAACTGAGCTCAGGAATGCTTCCTCTAAAGATGGGA AAACAACTTGAAAATGCCTTGAACTCCCATCTGAGCAAGAAGTTTCAGGAAATCAGTGAGGGTCAGATTCCTGGCACTGTGCATAGATCATGGCATTCTATCAAGTTGGCATTGCCTGTAAATGAGAAATCCACCAGACAAACGAGTCACAAACCTTTGGCACCAACCAGGACAGACAGCTCTGTCAATACTACCCAGGCTATTTCCTTCCTCAATGCTTGCAAGAAGAGGATGATGGAAGACCACATTACACTGTTTCATAAGAGGTTGATATATGGCCTTCCCAACAGGGTTCAGGAATCCCTAGAGATCTTTAATGAAAAAGATTCATATCACTCCTTTTCTCACTCCAAGTTTCCTTTTTCTGCCACCTGTATTTCTGGGGTGGATTCTAAACAGAGCATGTCCAAGACCCATGGAGGAAGATCTAATGCTTTTCatggagacaaagagaaaaccaaaaATGCAATTCAAAGTCTAGATCGTCCTCTCCTTGCCACCTCAGTCGTGGTCAAGAAAGAACAGGTGATCCTCACACAAACAGTCTTTGAGATCAAGCATGAGCATGTAGAGGACCTTCGTAGAATAAAGGATGGCAAACCATCTGTTCTGCCCCAGACACAGAGCATCATAGGCAAAGCTTATCAGAAACCACCTGTAGCAGCCAATAAATGCAGCCCAAATCTGCCCATGAGGCAAGCTGGGGTTGGACCTCAGGAAATACCTAAGAGACTGAGTTCCAGCTACAGTGTAGCAAGGCCTCAGGGCAATTGGATGCCCTGGGGAAGTTCTTCCATGTCCAAGATATCTGAGAAATCCAGGGAGACATTGAAGGCACAGGAGCTCTATGCTTGTCAGTCACAACCTCCCACTGTCTTGACAACCAGAAAGCCAGAAAACTCCCCAGTGTCAGATGTCTATACTCCTGAAAATTCCCCAAAAATGTCAGTTGTGAGAGACCCTGGATTGTCACACCTTAAGAATCCATTGCTTGGTGAGTTAAGGGCTAAAATGAAGAAGGGGGAACCTAGCCAGAAGCAAGGCCATAGCAATGGCATACCCCTTGTTTCAAATAGCTTGACTTCCAAGACCTTCCTTAAACATGACCAGGGTGCTGCCTGCAAGAACATGGCAGTTTCCCAGGTCCTGTATGTCCACCTGGACAACACACAGACTAGCATGGAGCATGGGCAGGGGCCCTGGGTCCCTAAGCTTGACATACACAAAGACCAAGATAAGAACTGCCCAGCAACTGCTAAGACAATGACCCCTCCAGCACCCAAAACACTCAAGCTTGGTGGAGGGGATGCAGGGTTGGGCACATGCCAACCCAGAAGGAGGAGCCACCACCCTCAAGACAGTACATTAGAGCAGACACTTGGGAGCAAGTCCTGCTCAGCTCAGTCACTGAAGGGACCAGCTCCTCCCGAAAGCCTCAGAAACCAGATGAAGTACATTTTTTAATGGCTTTATCCTAATATAAAAGGCAAAAGGCAAGAAGGTTCCCTGGAAAAGGGCAGCT CATCATCACCTGTGCAGGGCAGAGGCCTAGTCCAAAGAAGAGCTGCCTTTATTGGGAATACTGACAACCCCAGAATCATGAGAGACAGTGAAAATGTCCTGGAGGAGAAACATGGGCACCAGCATTGAGTCAATGTCACTGGCCCCCAAGAGCCACATTTGTCCCCCAAGAAGTCTGGGAAAACTCAGCCCAAGGCAGGACTTCAGGTCCAGGCTGAGTCTGTCCAG GTGACAAGTTCCCCAGAGCTGCTGTTGAAGAAGAGCTAA
- the LOC139701473 gene encoding spermatogenesis-associated protein 31D3-like, with translation MDELQLDFLDVPILDFLCGVGFLLLSLSYLTTDLYFPISCKQRDINQSQGRVKRRRKGGTFKGFPDQRSCQKEAEERRKLFSILKSFVLPFFCSPLGQHLDTTHLRQLLCPDPLCEVCNRTTAEVSHLLYLASLEDVLLSQSSLASTDYMTESSTSLLSAVSSVLPEDPITAPSPFPSILSPNKVTLADLFSPSSLGNSLSPEPLPPLDSKFPEKKDGDLRQSPSDINHECVEHI, from the exons ATGGATGAGCTTCAGCTTGACTTCTTGGATGTTCCTATCCTTGACTTTCTGTGTGGAGTGGGGTTCCTCCTTCTGTCCCTGAGCTACCTGACAACAGATCTATATTTCCCCATATCCTGCAAACAGAGAGACATCAATCAG agTCAGGGAAGAgtcaagagaagaagaaaaggtggAACATTTAAAGG TTTCCCAGATCAGAGAAGTTGCCAGAAAGAagcagaggagagaaggaagttGTTTTCTATCCTGAAAAG CTTTGTACTTCCTTTCTTTTGCAGTCCCCTGGGCCAGCATCTTGATACCACCCACTTGCGCCAGTTGCTATGTCCAGACCCTCTCTGTGAAGTATGTAATAGGACAACTGCTGAGGTCAGTCATCTGCTGTATCTGGCATCCTTGGAAGATGTTCTACTCTCTCAGTCCTCTTTGGCATCCACAGATTATATGACAGAATCATCAACTTCTCTGCTCTCTGCTGTTTCATCAGTCCTTCCAGAAGACCCAATTACAGCACCTTCACCTTTCCCCTCCATTCTCTCACCTAATAAGGTCACCTTAGCAGACTTATTTTCACCCTCATCACTGGGCAATTCTCTGTCACCAGAGCCTCTCCCTCCCTTGGATTCCAAATTCCCA